Genomic segment of Parageobacillus genomosp. 1:
AGAAATCGGCGCGCCGTTCTCTAAAGTAAACGTCAACGGCGGTGCCATTGCGCTCGGCCATCCGCTAGGGGCGACAGGCGTGAAATTAATGACTTCGCTCGTTTACGAACTAGCGCGGCGCAATGGCCGATATGGGCTGTTGACGATTTGCATCGGTCACGGAATGGCCACGGCGACGATTATCGAACGACTGTAAAGAAAAACCGGCGTGCATCATACGCCGGTTTTTTTAAGATTGATCGACAGCCTGATTCTTTAGCGAGCGGTGCGGCAGTTTCCAATGGTACGTATACGATAAAATCCTTAATAGCGCGACGACAACAAACAATATATAAAGCTCGATGGGAGCAGACGCCAATTTTGTGCCAACCGCGATGCCGGCGACAATCGCCCATACCGCATAAATTTCCGCGCGCAGCACAAGCGGCTTTCGGCCGGCAAGAATGTCGCGGACAATGCCGCCGCCGCTTCCGGTCAGCACGGCGGCAACAATGACCGCACTTAACGGGTGGTTCATTTTAACAGCGTAAAGTGCGCCTTGAATGGCAAACGCGGAAAGGCCGAGCGCATCAAAAAAGTTCCCCCACCGTTTCCAATGGGGCAATGTTTTTTGCGGAAATAAATAAACGACCGTCATGGCGATTAATGCGATGACAAATAAAGTTCCTTGTTCCCATAAGGCGGAGACGGGAACGCCGATGAGCAAATTGCGGATCGCGCCGCCGCCAAACGCGGTGACAATGCCTAAAATATAAACGCCAAGTATATCATATTCTTCTTCCATCGCGACAATCGCGCCGCTGATCGCAAACGCAATCGTGCCGATGATGCTTAACACTTCCCATGTCATTGATGCATCCCTTTCCTTCCTGTTATACGGTAACATTGTATGGCGAAGGGGGCGGAAAATCAATAGCTAGAACAAGAATGTTTGCTGCAAAGGCCGTGGCGATTTTGCCGCAGATTTGCTATGATGGAGACAGACTTAGTGATGCTGTTGGAAAGAAGGTGCCTAATTGAGCGAACGGGAAAAAGCGATTTTAGTCGGATGTCAGCTTCCTCATATCGATGATGAGCGGTTTTTTTATTCGATGGAAGAATTGGCATCGCTCGTGCATACGGCAAAAGGAGAAGTTGTTGCGACGGTGACGCAGAAGCGGGAAGCGATCCATCCGGCCACCTATATCGGAAAAGGCAAAGTAGAAGAACTTGTACATCTTGTCGAGCAAATGGAAGCGGATCTCGTTATTTTTAACGATGAACTGTCGCCAAGCCAAAACCGTAACTTGGCGGGACTGCTTGCGGTGCGCATTATTGACCGGACCCAGCTCATTTTGGATATATTTGCCCAGCGCGCCCGGTCGAAAGAAGGAAAACTGCAAGTAGAGCTGGCGCAATTGCAATATTTATTGCCGCGTTTAAGCGGGCAAGGGACAGCGTTGTCCCGCCTTGGCGGCGGAATCGGCACGAGGGGTCCGGGGGAAACGAAGTTAGAAACGGATCGCCGTCATATTTATCGGCGCATCGATGAGATTAAAACACAATTGAAACTGGTAGCCGAACATCGCGAACGCTATCGGGAGCGCCGCAAAAAAAATCGCGCTTTTCAAATTTCCCTTGTCGGTTATACGAACGCCGGAAAATCAACGTTGTTTAACCGCTTGACTGCTGCCGATTCGTTCGAAGAAAATTTATTGTTTGCCACCCTTGATCCACTGACACGCAGGCTCATTCTTCCGAGCGGCTATACGGTGCTCTTAACCGATACGGTCGGTTTTATTCAAGATTTGCCGACGACGTTAGTCGCGGCGTTCCGTTCGACGCTCGAAGAAGTAAAAGAAGCGGATTTAATTTTGCATATCGTCGATTCCTCCAACCCGGATTATTATCATCATGAACAGACGGTTTACGACCTGCTCGATGAGCTCGGTGTGGCTTCTATTCCTATCGTGACTATTTATAATAAGCGGGATATTCGTCATCCCCATTTTGTGCCAAGCACGAAAACAGAGGCGATGATGGTAAGCGCGTTTTGCGCCGATGATATTCGACGCCTGCGGCAGTTTATCGAAGAGATGGTCAAGAAACAGATGGTCGGCTACTATGTATCGATCCCGGATGATGAAGGAAAATTGCTGGCTCAGTTAAAATCAGAAACGATTTTGCACGAATTGCACTATAATGAAGAAAGCGGCATGTATGAATGCGAAGGGTATGTCATGCCGAAACATCCGTTATACGGACAGTTGCGTCAATTTCAAAAATAGAAAGGGTCATCGTATGTTTACACAGCTACGACACGGAGAAAAAATTGCTGCACTAGTAAAAGAAGTGGAAGCGCAAATTGCTCCGATTCATCAAAAAATTGACGAACGCATTGATGTGAATCAATATCGCGTGCTAGACAGCTTTCGCCGTCATCAAGTAAGCGACAGCCATTTTATTCCGTCTACCGGATATGGTTATGATGACATCGGCCGCGACACATTGGGAAAAATTTATGCCGATGTATTCGGCGGCGAAGCAGGCATTGTCCGCCCGCAAATTATTTCTGGAACGCATGCCATTGCGATCGCGTTATTTGGCATTTTGCGGCCGGGAGATGAGTTATTGTACATTACTGGAAATCCATATGATACGCTGGAAGAAATCGTCGGCATTCGCGGCAGCGGCAGCGGTTCGCTAAAAGAATTTCAGATCGGTTACCAAAGCGTGCCGCTCACCCCGGAAGGGAAGGTGGATTTCGCTGCCGTCAAAGCGGCCATCCATGAGCGGACGAAAATGATCGGCATCCAGCGCTCCAGAGGCTATGCGACAAGACCATCCTTTACGATTGAAGAAATTCGCGAAATGATTGCTTTTGTCAAAACGGTGAAGCCCGATGTCGTCGTTTTTGTTGACAATTGCTACGGAGAATTTGTCGAGGAAAAAGAACCGTGCCATGTTGGCGCTGATTTAATCGCCGGCTCTCTCATTAAAAATCCTGGTGGGGGGCTTGCGAAAACGGGTGGATATATTGTCGGAAAAAAACAATATGTAGAGGCATGTTCGTACCGCATGACTTCTCCGGGGATCGGTGCGGAGGCGGGCCCGGCGCTATATAGTCTGCATGAAATGTATCAAGGCTTTTTTCTAGCGCCGCATATCGTCGGCCAGGCGCTAAAAGGGGCGGTTTTCACCGCTGCGATGTTAGAGCGGATCGGTCTAAACACCGACCCTTCCTGGGATGCCAAGCGCACCGATTTAGTGCAATCTGTTCAATTTGACGATCCAGAGCAAATGATCGCTTTTTGCCAAGCGATTCAATTTTCCTCTCCGGTCAATGCCCACTTCACCCCGTACCCGAGCTATATGCCCGGCTACGAGGATGATGTGATTATGGCGGCAGGAACCTTTGTCCAAGGAGCGAGCATTGAATTAACGGCGGACGGACCGATCCGCCCGCCGTATGTGGCTTACGTACAAGGAGGATTAACGTATTCCCATGTAAAAATCGCGATTTGTTCGGCGATTGACCAATTAATCGAAAAACAATTAATACGTTTGTAAGAAAATCTAACATTTTATTGACACATTTTCTGACGCGTTATAAAATAAAACTATCATAAGCGAGGAGGAATTGGCATGAATAGCAACATCCGTCGTTCCATGCCATTGTTTCCGATTGGGATTGTGATGCAATTGACCGAATTGTCCGCCCGCCAAATCCGTTATTATGAAGAGCATGGCCTTGTTTCTCCAGCACGGACGGAGGGAAACCGCCGCTTGTTTTCCCTCAATGATATCGATCGCCTTCTCGAAATCAAAGATTTGATTGATCAAGGAGTCAATTTGGCCGGCATTAAGCAAATTTTTGCGGCGCGGCAGGCCGATCGCAAAGAGCAGCCAGAAAAAGTGGAAAAAGTCGTGAAACAAAAGCTATCTGACGAGGAGCTGCGTGAAATTTTGCGAACGGAGTTGCTGCAGGCGGGGCGTTTCCAACGTGCATCACTTCGCCAAGGGGATCTCGCTCGCTTCTTTCATTAATGATCGTTCAATAAAACTTGGGAGCCGGGGAGGAGTTTCAAAATGGCAAAGTACACAAGAGAAGACATCATGCGCATCGTCAAAGAAGAAAACGTCAAGTATATCCGTCTGCAATTTACCGATATTCTTGGCACGATTAAAAACGTCGAAATTCCAATCAGCCAGCTAGAGAAAGCATTAGACAACAAAATGATGTTTGACGGTTCGTCGATTGAAGGATTTGTCCGCATCGAAGAATCCGATATGTATTTATACCCTGATTTAGATACGTTTGTTATTTTCCCATGGACAGCGGAAAAAGGAAAAGTAGCCCGCTTTATTTGCGACATTTATAATCCGGACGGCACGCCGTTTGAAGGTTGTCCGCGCTATAACTTGAAGCGGATTTTAAAAGAAATGGAAGCGCTCGGCTTTACTTCGTTCAACTTGGGCGCGGAACCGGAGTTTTTCCTATTTAAATTAGATGAAAAAGGACACCCTACATTGGAATTAAATGACCAAGGTGGCTATTTCGACTTGGCGCCGACAGACTTAGGGGAAAACTGCCGTCGCGATATCGTGCTTGAGCTTGAGGAAATGGGATTTGAAATTGAAGCTTCCCATCATGAAGTGGCGCCTGGCCAGCATGAAATTGATTTTAAATACGCAGATGCGGTGAAAGCGTGCGACGACATCCAAACATTTAAGCTCGTCGTCAAAACGATCGCCCGCAAGCATGGCCTTCACGCCACATTTATGCCAAAACCGATCTTCGGCATTAACGGGTCTGGAATGCATTGCAATTTATCATTGTTTAGAAATAATGAAAATGCGTTTTTTGATCCAAATGCAGATTTGCAATTAAGCGAAACGGCGTTGCAATTTATTGCCGGCGTGCTGAAACACGCACCAAACTTTACGGCGGTAACGAATCCGACTGTCAACTCCTACAAACGTCTCGTTCCCGGCTATGAAGCGCCATGTTATGTAGCCTGGTCCGCCCGCAACCGCAGCCCGCTCATCCGCATCCCAGCTTCCCGCGGCATGAGCACGCGCATTGAGGTGCGCAGCGTCGACCCATCAGCCAATCCGTATTTGGCGATGGCTGTATTATTAGCGGCGGGATTAGATGGAATCAAAAACAAGCTGACTCCACCGGCTCCGGTTGACCGCAACATTTATGTCATGACGAAAGAAGAGCGCTTAGAGGAAGGAATTGTCGACTTGCCAGCGACATTGGCGGAAGCGCTCGAAAACTTAAAGGCGGATGAAGTCATTGTACAAGCGCTCGGAAAACATTTATTCGAACATTTCGTCGAAGCGAAAGAAATTGAATGGGATATGTTCCGCACCACGGTCCATCAGTGGGAACGCGATCAATATATGGAACTCTATTAAAAACAAAAAGGCTGTCTCATGCGAACGAGACAGCCTTTTTATCATGCGATCAAGAAGAGCTCCCGATCTTGCTTCATTTTCTATTTTAATGGATAATGCGATAGACGCCGATCACTTTGCCGAGAATGGTGCAATTACGGACGATAATCGGCTCTAAATTCGAATTTTCCGGCTGCAGGCGAATATGGTCTTTTTCTTTAAAAAAGCGCTTGACAGTGGCCTCATTGTCCTCGGTCATCGCCACGACGATATCCCCATTATCAGCGGAAGACTGCTGACGCACAATCACGTAATCGCCATCCAAAATCCCTGCCTCAATCATGCTGTCGCCCATCACTTCAAGCATAAAAACTTGATCTTCTTCGGAAACGAGCCGTTTTGGCAGCGGAAAATAATCTTCGATGTTTTCAATCGCGGTAATTGGCTGTCCGGCCGTCACTTTCCCGATCATCGGCACGGAGACGACATCTTCTTTTTCCTGCGACGCGGTAAAATCGGCATCCAATATTTCAATCGCACGCGGTTTGGTTGGGTCGCGGCGAATGTATCCTTTGCTTTCGAGCCGCGCTAGATGCCCATGCACGGTAGAGCTCGAAGCAAGTCCGACCGCTTCGCCAATTTCCCGGACTGAAGGAGGATATCCTTTTGTTTTTACTTCTTTTTTAATGAAATCTAAAATTTGCTGCTGCCGCTTTGATAGTTTTGTCATCCTATACACCTCTTACCATACCATTTGTCTACATTATAGCATGCAGTCGCAAAAAAACAAACATAAGTTCGAAAATTTGTATTGACACAAACAAATGTTCTTTATTATAATGAGGACAAAACCGAACAAACATTCTTAAGAGGTGGGGAATATGAAACGAATGATGGTGCATTATCTCATCTTTTCTTCGTTGCTGTTTATGGTGATCGGGGCGTTGTTTTACGCAAACAAACCGGTGAAAAAAGATCAATATATGGAAATCACCGTTGTTTCTGGAGATACGCTTTGGAAGCTAGCGAAAGAATATGAAGATCAGCATCAGCTTTCCACGGAGGAATTCATCAACTGGGTCGTCGACGTTAACCACCTATCCGGCCAGCGAATTGTTGCCGGTGAAAAAATTGTCATTCCTGTGTTAAAATCAAAGGAAGATAGACAGCTGGCTGTCAACCAATAACATGAAAGAGGATGGTATCGCATGAAAGCGATTATATATTGCCGTGTCAGCACCGAAAAAGAAGAGCAGGAAACGTCGCTCGAACGGCAGAAAGAAGAGCTTGAGCAGCTTGCGAAGAAGCACGGCTTTGAAGTAGTGCAAGTGATTATGGAGCAGGCGAGCGGTTATGAAGTGGACAGAGACGGCGTGTTTGAGCTGCTTTCGGCATTAAAAGAACAAGAGATTGACGCGCTTTTAGTTCAAGATGAAACTAGGCTGGGGCGTGGCCATGCGCGAATTGCCCTGCTTCATTGCATCCAAAAAGAAGGGGCAAAAATATATACCATCGCCCATAACGGTGAAATGCAGCTGTCGGAAGCGGATGAAATGGTGCTGAGCATTATTAGCATTGTCGAAGAATATCAACGGAAAATACATAATTTAAAAATTAAGCGCGGGATGAAGCGGGCGGTGGAGCAAGGCTACCGTCCTGAACGAAATTTAAAACATATGGGGGAAAACGCCGGCCGGGAACGAATAGAGCTCCCGGTCGAAGAAATCGTCCGTTTGCGCCATAACGGTTTAACGTTTGCGGAAATTGCTGCGACATTGCGCGGGTTTGGCTACGATGTTTCGAAAGCGACCGTTCACCGCCGCTATCGGGAATATGTCGATGCGCATGCTTCGCCACATGAAAGATAGCTGCTTTGTTGCTGGGCGCAGCTGTGGCTATCATCTTTCTAATTTTGCCGTATAGTGCAGGCGTGCGGGATGAAAAAGCAGGACCTTTGCAATTTTTCTTTTTGTCCTATAAGATGGGAGCATAACAACAATAGGAAAAATAGGTGGAGGCAGTCATGTTATCGAAACAAAAAATGGCACGAATTAATGAATTGGCGAAAAAGGCAAAAACGGCCGGTTTGACGGCGGATGAAGCGCTGGAACAGCAGCAACTTCGCCGCGAATACATCCAAGTGTTTCGTAAAGCGATGGAGGATATGTTACATTCTGTAACGGTCATCGATCCTAACGGCAATGATGTCACGCCGAAAAAATTAAAGGAAAGCCAAAAAAAGCGAATGAATTAATACTGCCGGAAAAAGAAAGCATGCCGTAAAAAGATGCTTTCTTTTTCTGTTTTATAGGCCAATATAATATTGTACATCTTGAGCAATTTTCTATATGATAGAATTGACACTATGTTGATGAAAGGATGGAAAGATATGCCGCATACGATCGAGGAACTAGCGATTACGACGATCCGTACTTTGTCCATCGACGCGATCGAAAAGGCGAAATCCGGGCATCCGGGAATGCCGATGGGCGCCGCCCCGATGGCGTATACGCTATGGACGAAATTTATGAACCATAATCCGAGCAACCCGAAATGGTTTAACCGCGACCGCTTTGTTTTATCGGCGGGACACGGTTCGATGCTGCTATACAGCTTGCTTCATTTAAGCGGTTACGATGTTTCTATGGAAGATATTCAACAATTTCGCCAATGGGGCAGCAAAACGCCGGGACATCCGGAATACGGACATACGCCGGGAGTGGAAGCAACGACTGGTCCGCTTGGCCAAGGGATTGCGATGGCCGTTGGCATGGCGATGGCGGAACGTCATTTGGCAGCTACATATAACCGCGAAGGATTTGAAATTGTGAACCACTACACATATGCAATTTGCGGCGACGGCGATCTAATGGAAGGTGTCGCTTCTGAAGCGGCGTCGTTAGCGGGACATTTAAAACTTGGCCGCTTGATTGTTCTTTACGATTCGAACGATATTTCGCTTGACGGTGAATTAAACCTTTCCTTCTCTGAAAGCGTAGAACAACGTTTTAAAGCATACGGTTGGCAATATTTGCGTGTCGAAGACGGTAATAATATCGAAGAAATTGCAAAAGCACTAGAAGAAGCGAAAGCAGATACGACCCGTCCGACGCTGATTGAAGTGAAAACGACGATCGGTTACGGCGCGCCAAATAAAGCAGGAACTTCCAATGTGCACGGCGCACCGCTTGGAGCCGAAGAGGCAAAGTTGACAAAAGAAGCATATCAATGGACCTTTGCCGAAGATTTTTATGTGCCGCAAGAAGTATACGACCATTTCCGCGAAGTGGTCAAGGAAGCAGGCGAGAAAAAAGAAGCGGAATGGAACGAGCTGTTTGCCGCGTATGAGAAAGCATATCCGGATTTAGCGAACCAATTGAGATTAGCGATCAATGGCGAACTTCCAGAAGGATGGGAAAAATCGCTTCCGGTGTATGAAGAAGGGAAAAGCTTGGCAACGCGCGCCGCTTCCGGGGAAGTGATCAACGCGGCTGCAAAAGTGGTTCCGCAATTATTTGGCGGTTCGGCGGATCTGGCCAGCTCCAACAAAACATTAATGAAAGGCGCGGGCAACTTTTTGCCAGAAAGCTATGACGGTCGCAACATTTGGTTTGGCGTGCGCGAGTTTGCGATGGGCGCAGCTTTAAACGGAATGGCGCTGCACGGCGGTTTGAAAGTATTCGGTGGTACGTTCTTTGTGTTCTCCGATTACTTGCGTCCTGCCATCCGTCTCGCTGCCTTAATGGAATTGCCGGTTACGTACGTACTGACGCATGACAGCATTGCCGTCGGCGAAGACGGTCCGACGCACGAGCCGATCGAGCATCTTCCATCGCTAAGAGCCATGCCGAATTTATCGGTCATTCGTCCGGCTGATGCGAATGAAACGGCAGCAGCATGGCGGCTAGCGTTAGAAGCAACCGATCATCCTACCGCGCTGGTGTTGACGCGGCAAGACGTTCCGACGCTACCGAATACGGCAGAGCGGGCGTATGAAGGAGTGAAAAAAGGTGCATATGTGGTAGCGGAGGCGAAAAACGGCCGGCCGGAAGCGCTGCTGCTCGCATCCGGATCGGAAGTAAGCCTTGCCGTCAAAGCACAAGAAGCGCTAGCCGAAGAAGGCATTCACGTTTCTGTCATCAGCATGCCTTCGTGGGATCGCTTTGAAAAGCAATCTGCCGACTATAAAGAACAAGTGCTGCCGCGCGCTGTGAAAAAACGGTTGGCGATTGAAATGGCTGCTTCGCTCGGCTGGGAGCGCTATGTCGGTGAAGAAGGCGATATTTTAGCGATTGACCGCTTCGGCGCTTCGGCACCAGGGGAGAAAATTATGGAAGAGTACGGATTTACGGTCGGGAACGTCGTAAAACGGGTCAAAGCATTGCTTGGGAAATAACAAGAAAAAGCTGTCTTCGCCTTTTGGGTGGAGACAGCTTTTGTTATGCAAAAAATCGACAATGTTAGTGAAAAAATTTTTCATTAATAGACATATTTTTCCCTTTCGTTTTCTTATAATAGAAATAAACGAATAAGCAGGAACGGGGGATGGGAAATGGTACGCTATTGGATTTATTTGCTAAATGAAGAAGTGGCAAGTTATTACCGCGATCGTACGGAGAAGATTGTCGAACTATTGCGTGAGCATCAAGTCGCGAAAGCGCCGCTAAAAAGCATTTGCCGAAAACAAGTCGAATTTATTACCGAACGGTTATCGTTTTCCCGATTGGAATTAGGATTGAAACAATATTTTACCGGCAGCGTCGGCAAAAATTTAGAGCGCAATATGTTTATATTGCAAAATGAAATCGGAGATGAAGCCCTGCTTATCGTACAAAAGCGCCGCCTGCTTCTCGTCACCGACAGCCCATCAATCGCTGATGACATTTGCCACGCACTTGCGCAAATATCTCCTTCATTTTTAGCGGTCGACGCCGATTTTGACGACTACGGTTGGCTGAATCCATTAACGGATGGAAGAAAATTTGCGTAAATAAAAGATTTTTGTCAGGAAATATTGTATAATACCACATGGTTTAGTACACTGTTAGATAGACAACATGAAGGAGGAAATAGCCGTATGTGGACAACGATTCTCGTTGGCATTCTAGCGCTTATTGCCGGGACAGCGCTAGGATTTTTCATTGCCCGTAAAACGATGATGAACTATTTAAAGAAAAATCCACCAATTAATGAGCAAATGATCCGCATGATGATGATGCAAATGGGGATGACGCCATCCCAGAAGAAAATCAACCAGATGATGAAAATGATGAACAATCATCTTAAATAATTAGACAGGCACTCGATTCGGAGTGTCTTTTTATTTTGGAAAAACAATCTTTCAAAATTTTTCTATTTTTGTTACAATAATATAACGACTTTGATAGGAAGGATGGGAGAGGTTCGATGACAGTATTCCGCGACTTATTCTGGTTTTTCCGCCAGGAGAAAAAAGCTTATCTTACCGGGATTTTCGCTCTTATTGTTGTCGCGTTTTTAGAAACGATTCCGCCGAAAGTCATCGGAATTGTGATTGACCATATTAAAGATGGAACGATAACAAATGCGGTGCTCGTTCGCTGGGTGGCCGTTTTGCTGGCCGTAGCGGTTGCGTTGTATATATTGCGTTATTGGTGGCGGATTTTGATTTTTGGTTCTGCGGTGAAACTGGCGCGCCAGCTTCGCAACGAGCTGTACGCCCACTTTACGAAAATGTCGCCGTCTTTTTATCAGCGGAAACGGATCGGCGATTTAATGGCGCACGCGACCAATGATTTGCAGGCGATCCAGCAGACGGCGGGAAGCGGAATTTTGACGCTTGTCGATTCCTTGACGCTCGGC
This window contains:
- a CDS encoding trimeric intracellular cation channel family protein; amino-acid sequence: MTWEVLSIIGTIAFAISGAIVAMEEEYDILGVYILGIVTAFGGGAIRNLLIGVPVSALWEQGTLFVIALIAMTVVYLFPQKTLPHWKRWGNFFDALGLSAFAIQGALYAVKMNHPLSAVIVAAVLTGSGGGIVRDILAGRKPLVLRAEIYAVWAIVAGIAVGTKLASAPIELYILFVVVALLRILSYTYHWKLPHRSLKNQAVDQS
- the hflX gene encoding GTPase HflX — encoded protein: MSEREKAILVGCQLPHIDDERFFYSMEELASLVHTAKGEVVATVTQKREAIHPATYIGKGKVEELVHLVEQMEADLVIFNDELSPSQNRNLAGLLAVRIIDRTQLILDIFAQRARSKEGKLQVELAQLQYLLPRLSGQGTALSRLGGGIGTRGPGETKLETDRRHIYRRIDEIKTQLKLVAEHRERYRERRKKNRAFQISLVGYTNAGKSTLFNRLTAADSFEENLLFATLDPLTRRLILPSGYTVLLTDTVGFIQDLPTTLVAAFRSTLEEVKEADLILHIVDSSNPDYYHHEQTVYDLLDELGVASIPIVTIYNKRDIRHPHFVPSTKTEAMMVSAFCADDIRRLRQFIEEMVKKQMVGYYVSIPDDEGKLLAQLKSETILHELHYNEESGMYECEGYVMPKHPLYGQLRQFQK
- a CDS encoding aminotransferase class I/II-fold pyridoxal phosphate-dependent enzyme encodes the protein MFTQLRHGEKIAALVKEVEAQIAPIHQKIDERIDVNQYRVLDSFRRHQVSDSHFIPSTGYGYDDIGRDTLGKIYADVFGGEAGIVRPQIISGTHAIAIALFGILRPGDELLYITGNPYDTLEEIVGIRGSGSGSLKEFQIGYQSVPLTPEGKVDFAAVKAAIHERTKMIGIQRSRGYATRPSFTIEEIREMIAFVKTVKPDVVVFVDNCYGEFVEEKEPCHVGADLIAGSLIKNPGGGLAKTGGYIVGKKQYVEACSYRMTSPGIGAEAGPALYSLHEMYQGFFLAPHIVGQALKGAVFTAAMLERIGLNTDPSWDAKRTDLVQSVQFDDPEQMIAFCQAIQFSSPVNAHFTPYPSYMPGYEDDVIMAAGTFVQGASIELTADGPIRPPYVAYVQGGLTYSHVKIAICSAIDQLIEKQLIRL
- a CDS encoding MerR family transcriptional regulator; translated protein: MNSNIRRSMPLFPIGIVMQLTELSARQIRYYEEHGLVSPARTEGNRRLFSLNDIDRLLEIKDLIDQGVNLAGIKQIFAARQADRKEQPEKVEKVVKQKLSDEELREILRTELLQAGRFQRASLRQGDLARFFH
- the glnA gene encoding type I glutamate--ammonia ligase; amino-acid sequence: MAKYTREDIMRIVKEENVKYIRLQFTDILGTIKNVEIPISQLEKALDNKMMFDGSSIEGFVRIEESDMYLYPDLDTFVIFPWTAEKGKVARFICDIYNPDGTPFEGCPRYNLKRILKEMEALGFTSFNLGAEPEFFLFKLDEKGHPTLELNDQGGYFDLAPTDLGENCRRDIVLELEEMGFEIEASHHEVAPGQHEIDFKYADAVKACDDIQTFKLVVKTIARKHGLHATFMPKPIFGINGSGMHCNLSLFRNNENAFFDPNADLQLSETALQFIAGVLKHAPNFTAVTNPTVNSYKRLVPGYEAPCYVAWSARNRSPLIRIPASRGMSTRIEVRSVDPSANPYLAMAVLLAAGLDGIKNKLTPPAPVDRNIYVMTKEERLEEGIVDLPATLAEALENLKADEVIVQALGKHLFEHFVEAKEIEWDMFRTTVHQWERDQYMELY
- the lexA gene encoding transcriptional repressor LexA, coding for MTKLSKRQQQILDFIKKEVKTKGYPPSVREIGEAVGLASSSTVHGHLARLESKGYIRRDPTKPRAIEILDADFTASQEKEDVVSVPMIGKVTAGQPITAIENIEDYFPLPKRLVSEEDQVFMLEVMGDSMIEAGILDGDYVIVRQQSSADNGDIVVAMTEDNEATVKRFFKEKDHIRLQPENSNLEPIIVRNCTILGKVIGVYRIIH
- the yneA gene encoding cell division suppressor protein YneA, which gives rise to MKRMMVHYLIFSSLLFMVIGALFYANKPVKKDQYMEITVVSGDTLWKLAKEYEDQHQLSTEEFINWVVDVNHLSGQRIVAGEKIVIPVLKSKEDRQLAVNQ
- a CDS encoding recombinase family protein; amino-acid sequence: MKAIIYCRVSTEKEEQETSLERQKEELEQLAKKHGFEVVQVIMEQASGYEVDRDGVFELLSALKEQEIDALLVQDETRLGRGHARIALLHCIQKEGAKIYTIAHNGEMQLSEADEMVLSIISIVEEYQRKIHNLKIKRGMKRAVEQGYRPERNLKHMGENAGRERIELPVEEIVRLRHNGLTFAEIAATLRGFGYDVSKATVHRRYREYVDAHASPHER
- a CDS encoding DUF896 domain-containing protein, producing MLSKQKMARINELAKKAKTAGLTADEALEQQQLRREYIQVFRKAMEDMLHSVTVIDPNGNDVTPKKLKESQKKRMN
- the tkt gene encoding transketolase codes for the protein MPHTIEELAITTIRTLSIDAIEKAKSGHPGMPMGAAPMAYTLWTKFMNHNPSNPKWFNRDRFVLSAGHGSMLLYSLLHLSGYDVSMEDIQQFRQWGSKTPGHPEYGHTPGVEATTGPLGQGIAMAVGMAMAERHLAATYNREGFEIVNHYTYAICGDGDLMEGVASEAASLAGHLKLGRLIVLYDSNDISLDGELNLSFSESVEQRFKAYGWQYLRVEDGNNIEEIAKALEEAKADTTRPTLIEVKTTIGYGAPNKAGTSNVHGAPLGAEEAKLTKEAYQWTFAEDFYVPQEVYDHFREVVKEAGEKKEAEWNELFAAYEKAYPDLANQLRLAINGELPEGWEKSLPVYEEGKSLATRAASGEVINAAAKVVPQLFGGSADLASSNKTLMKGAGNFLPESYDGRNIWFGVREFAMGAALNGMALHGGLKVFGGTFFVFSDYLRPAIRLAALMELPVTYVLTHDSIAVGEDGPTHEPIEHLPSLRAMPNLSVIRPADANETAAAWRLALEATDHPTALVLTRQDVPTLPNTAERAYEGVKKGAYVVAEAKNGRPEALLLASGSEVSLAVKAQEALAEEGIHVSVISMPSWDRFEKQSADYKEQVLPRAVKKRLAIEMAASLGWERYVGEEGDILAIDRFGASAPGEKIMEEYGFTVGNVVKRVKALLGK
- the sirA gene encoding sporulation inhibitor of replication protein SirA, encoding MVRYWIYLLNEEVASYYRDRTEKIVELLREHQVAKAPLKSICRKQVEFITERLSFSRLELGLKQYFTGSVGKNLERNMFILQNEIGDEALLIVQKRRLLLVTDSPSIADDICHALAQISPSFLAVDADFDDYGWLNPLTDGRKFA
- a CDS encoding YneF family protein, with the translated sequence MWTTILVGILALIAGTALGFFIARKTMMNYLKKNPPINEQMIRMMMMQMGMTPSQKKINQMMKMMNNHLK